The window AGCCCTGGCACACGCTCGCGCCCTCGGCCTCGGCGCTTGGCGCGCTGGCGACGCTGAGCATCCTGGGCACGGCGCTGGCGATCCTCATGTACTTCCAGCTTATGACTCAGGTCGGCGCGACGCGCACCGCGCAGGTGACATATCTGCTGCCGATCACCGGCTTGATGTGGAGCCGCGTGCTGGGCGAGCCGATCACGCCCCGGATCGTCGGCGCGCTGGTGATCGTGCTGCTGGGCGTGCTGATCGTCAATGGCGGAGCGGATCGATTATTTCGCCGCAAGGAAAAGGAAGCCGTAGTTCCGGCGGTGCCGCCCGTGCAACAGCGCTGATCCGGATTCGCGAGAAGGACACGCCTGGGGCGTGCCCTTAGGGATTCGGTCGTCTGGCTGCGTAGTTCCGAGTTTCGAGCTTGGAGCTTCGAGTTCAAAGTTGAATTCTCGTCTCTCCTCTGCTCTTTGTTCTTGTTGCTAGGCCACTTCCGTATCTTGTAGCTCGACATACTCCTTCTTGACCAGATGATCCTCAGGCACGCCGAAGTGCTGCAACATCTCGCCGATCAGGTTGGCCTTATGCTCGGCATCGCGCAGCGACCAAGTTCGGCTTTTGATCTCCAGGTAGAGCCCCGGCTCCACACCTCCAACCAGCTGATCGATATTGATCGCAAAGTCCTCGTCCTTGTAGATCACCCGCCAGCGCCGCCGGTGCTTCTCAGTCTCGACGATCTGATCGGGCTGGAAGTACTCGCGATAGAAGCGCAGCGAGCGATCGGCGGGCGCGGTGTAGCGCGCGCGTGAGAGCACCGCCGCGTGTGGAAAGTCGTCGCGCTCGGCGGCTGGCACAGTCAGCATGAGCGTGTACTTGGGGTCGAGTCGCGCGCCCGGATCGTGCCGGTGATCTTCGCGGTAGCGCACGCGGCCACGCGCGGCGTCGTGGAACAAGAAGTAGGTATCGTACTGGGTGCGCTCGCTGGGCTTGGTAATGGTAAACTCCGGCCCGTCCAGCGCTGCCGTAATTGCGTCGGCATCCTCGATCCGCGCCTTGACCTGCACCTCGAAGATCTCGTCCTGCTGCACGCCGCCGATCGCCACGATCTTATCGAGCAGGTTGACCTCGCGCGCGATCAAGAACTCGTTGATCCGATCGGCGATGACCTGCGCCTCGCGCTTGATCCGGGCCTCGTCCAGCGTGAGCAGTTGGTGGTCGCGCAGCAAGAAGCGGCCATCGACCAGCGCGTGCTGCACGTCGCTGGTATGCGCGCTATAGACGATCTGGCTATAGATCGCGTCTGCGGCGTAGGTGTAGTGCGGCGACGAGTGCGCGCCGCGCAGGTCGAGCACGATGATGTCGGCGCGCTTGCCGGGCTCCAGCGAGCCGATCAGGTGATCGAGATGGACCGCCTTCGCGCCAAGCGACGTTGCCAGCGCCAACGCCTGCCGCGCCGGAACGACGGTCGGATCGCCGCTAACGCCCTTGGGCAGCATCGCCGCCAGATGGACCTCGGTCAGAAGGTCCTGGTCGTCGTTGCTGGCAGGACCGTCGGTGCCGATGCCTAGATGGACGCCCGCAGCCAGCATCCCCGCGAAGGGCGCGATGCCGCTCGCCAGCTTGAGATTCGACGACGGGCAGGGCGCTGCGCCGACCCGATGCAGCGTCAGGATCGCCCAGTCGCGCTCGTCGGTGTGGACGCAGTGCGCGGCAATGGCTTTGACATCGAACGCGCCGACGCTCTCGGCATAGGCGACCGGCGAGAGCTTGCGCTCCTGAAGGCTTTCTTTGACCTCACGCGCCGTCTCCGCGAGATGCGTCACCAGCGGCGTGTCGAACTCGCGGGCCAGCTCCACAGCCGCATGATAGATCTCGTCGGTACAGGTGTACGGCGCGTGCGGCGCGACCGTCGCGATGATGCGGTCGTGTCCGCGCCACTTCGCCATAAACTGACGGGTATATTCAAGTCCTTCGTCGTAGCTTGCGGCGTCGGGCGTGGGGAAGCGCATCACCGACTCGCCGCAGATCGCGCGCATGCCCGACTCGTCCGCCGCCCGCGCGACCTCGTCCTCGAAATAGTACATGTCGACGAAGGTCGTCACGCCGCTTTTGATCATCTCGGCGCAGCTTAGCCGTGTGCCGACGTAGCTAAATTCGGGCGTGACAAACTTCGACTCGACCGGGAACATATAGCCCAGCAGCCAGACATCGAGCTGCACATCGGCGACCAATCCGCGCAGCAGGCTCATCGGTACGTGCGCGTGGGCGTTGATCAGCCCCGGCATGATCGCGCAGCCGCTACAATCGACCGTCTCGGCGGCAGTGTAGCGTCCTGCAAGCTCGGCGGCTGTCCCGACCGCCACAATCTCGCGGCCACGAATCGCGACCGCGCCATCGTTGAGCACCGCGCCGTCGGCATCCATCGTCACAACCGTGCCGCCGGTCAGCAGCAGATCAATTCGTTCTTCCACATAGCCTCCTTGATTCACATCAGCGCGGCGTTACCTGGGCTACACCTACGTGGTCGCGCGCCACTCGTCTACGAGGATGCTCATCACGATCGTGTCGTGGTAGCACCCGTCGATGAAGCGATCATCGCGCAGCCGCCCATCCTCGCGGAACCCGATCCGCCGGTAGGTGCGCAGCCCACGCTCATTGTACGCCGCGCAGGTTAGCCAGACTTTATGCATGTTGAGTCCTTCAAAGCCGATCCGCAGCAGCAGCGCCACGGCCTCGCCGCCGTAGCCCTGGCCCCAGTAGTCTTTCTCGCCGATGGCGATCCCCAGCTCGCACGAGCGCGCGGTCCAGTCGAACGACCGAAGCTCGCAGTTGCCGATCAGCGTGCCGTCTTTGAGCACGATCGAGTAGGCGCGTCGGCTGCGATCGTCGTTGAGCGACTGGATAAAGGCGCGCTGCTGGCTCATCGAGATCGCCGGAAAGGGCTGTCCCAGGAAGCGCGTGACTTCGGGATCGTTGAACCAGCGATGAAACGCCGCAGCGTCGTCGTCTTCGCGGGCGCGCAGGTTGATGCGGCTGCCTTCGATCATCGTTGCTGCTCCTGGGCGGCGCCGTCGCGCGCGTAGGTGACTTTGCCGTCCATCACAGTCAGCACCACGCCAATCTCTTTGATCGTCTGGGGTGGCACGCGCAGCGGATCGGCGTCGAGCACCACCAGATCGGCCAGCTTGCCCGGCTCAAGCGTGCCCTTGTCGGCCTCCTCGAATGCCAGCCGCGCGCTGTCGATCGTCCACAGCCGCAGCGCCCGCTCGGCGGATACGCGCTCGTCGAGGTTAGAGTGGTTGACGGCGCAGTGCATGCCGTAGAGCGGGCCGAGCGGCGTTACGGTGCTGTCGGAGCCGCCGCCGATCGGAATGCCGTGGCGGTCGAAGGTGGCGATCGGATCGGCGCGGCGGGCACGCTCCCAGCCCAGATAGCGGGCGTTGTTGGCGATGCCGCCGAAGTAGCCGTCGAACGCGGGCTGGATCGCCGCCGACACGCCCAGCTCGCGCGCCGCCCGCAGCAGATCGGCGTCGTAGATCTCGAAGTGCTCGACACGATGGCGATGATCGGCGCGTGGGTGGCGCTCCAATGCTCGACCGTAGGCGCGCAACACCTGATCGACCGCCGCGTCGCCCACGCAGTGCAGCGCGATCTGGAGCCCGGCATCGTGGGCGGCGTCCACGAAGGCTTGCAGCCGCTCGTCGGAGAAGTACAGCTCGCCGCAGGTGCAGGGTCGATCGGCATAGGGCTGCTTGAGCGCCGCCGTGTGCGGGCTGAAGTCGCCGTCGATCCAGATGCAGCCGCCGATGCGCGGCAATCCGAGCCGCCGCACCGCGTCTACGTGCGTGGTCTGCCAGTAGAGCACGATCCGCACGGGCAACTGTGGCGCGTGCGCCAGCAGCGCATCCACGCCCGAATCCTGGGGCCGGTCGGCTCCTTCGAGGGCGTGGATCGTGGTGATGCCGACGCGGGCGGCATCCGCTGCGGCGGTGCCAAAGACCTTAGCCCAGCCGAT is drawn from Herpetosiphonaceae bacterium and contains these coding sequences:
- a CDS encoding amidohydrolase, whose protein sequence is MEERIDLLLTGGTVVTMDADGAVLNDGAVAIRGREIVAVGTAAELAGRYTAAETVDCSGCAIMPGLINAHAHVPMSLLRGLVADVQLDVWLLGYMFPVESKFVTPEFSYVGTRLSCAEMIKSGVTTFVDMYYFEDEVARAADESGMRAICGESVMRFPTPDAASYDEGLEYTRQFMAKWRGHDRIIATVAPHAPYTCTDEIYHAAVELAREFDTPLVTHLAETAREVKESLQERKLSPVAYAESVGAFDVKAIAAHCVHTDERDWAILTLHRVGAAPCPSSNLKLASGIAPFAGMLAAGVHLGIGTDGPASNDDQDLLTEVHLAAMLPKGVSGDPTVVPARQALALATSLGAKAVHLDHLIGSLEPGKRADIIVLDLRGAHSSPHYTYAADAIYSQIVYSAHTSDVQHALVDGRFLLRDHQLLTLDEARIKREAQVIADRINEFLIAREVNLLDKIVAIGGVQQDEIFEVQVKARIEDADAITAALDGPEFTITKPSERTQYDTYFLFHDAARGRVRYREDHRHDPGARLDPKYTLMLTVPAAERDDFPHAAVLSRARYTAPADRSLRFYREYFQPDQIVETEKHRRRWRVIYKDEDFAINIDQLVGGVEPGLYLEIKSRTWSLRDAEHKANLIGEMLQHFGVPEDHLVKKEYVELQDTEVA
- a CDS encoding GNAT family protein, whose product is MIEGSRINLRAREDDDAAAFHRWFNDPEVTRFLGQPFPAISMSQQRAFIQSLNDDRSRRAYSIVLKDGTLIGNCELRSFDWTARSCELGIAIGEKDYWGQGYGGEAVALLLRIGFEGLNMHKVWLTCAAYNERGLRTYRRIGFREDGRLRDDRFIDGCYHDTIVMSILVDEWRATT
- a CDS encoding amidohydrolase; translation: MSDLLVTNAQIITLDPQRPHATMLLARDGRIVALDDAVPHAPDVPTYDLGGKTVVPGFIDSHVHFLWTGVQQFALDFHGVASVGEVQALVAARAAALPAGHLIMGLLLDHEAFPNGPPTAADLDAAAPDHPVIIKGHTGHLTIASTSAMQQLGIGPHIGGWSAHGMLVGAANTATAWSVPADFAAQIGWAKVFGTAAADAARVGITTIHALEGADRPQDSGVDALLAHAPQLPVRIVLYWQTTHVDAVRRLGLPRIGGCIWIDGDFSPHTAALKQPYADRPCTCGELYFSDERLQAFVDAAHDAGLQIALHCVGDAAVDQVLRAYGRALERHPRADHRHRVEHFEIYDADLLRAARELGVSAAIQPAFDGYFGGIANNARYLGWERARRADPIATFDRHGIPIGGGSDSTVTPLGPLYGMHCAVNHSNLDERVSAERALRLWTIDSARLAFEEADKGTLEPGKLADLVVLDADPLRVPPQTIKEIGVVLTVMDGKVTYARDGAAQEQQR